The Paenibacillus sp. YPG26 genome includes a window with the following:
- a CDS encoding glycosyltransferase: MNWTFMKQRPQQLMTQFGALGHQVYFENLAPLSPHLQEVEPGVHLFTDHQSFLSRTLPRLRKEHPVVVWTTWAKQRSRLTLFKPDAVIYDCCDEFPHWAKYEAKMVEASDHLVATAKTIKTRLELAYPDKPVTLIPNAADQSLFDLPPSTRPADLPEGPIVAYIGAWAYWIDHALFEKIARAYPGVNFVSIGAPYGDIPSYTELPNVHVLGEKPHSVLRQYFPHIDVAIIPFLYHPITLATNPVKAYEYMAAGVRVLSTALPECIHMEPYVTTATTHDDFAAKLGHMLSNPDSEEARNSRIEYARQNRWQERGIAGNEVISEVLRTKSLL, from the coding sequence ATGAATTGGACGTTTATGAAGCAGCGGCCTCAGCAGCTGATGACCCAATTCGGAGCTCTGGGACATCAAGTGTATTTCGAGAATTTGGCGCCGCTCTCTCCTCATCTTCAAGAAGTGGAGCCCGGCGTTCACCTGTTCACCGATCATCAGAGCTTCCTGTCGCGGACACTCCCGCGTCTACGCAAGGAACATCCGGTTGTCGTGTGGACGACCTGGGCCAAACAGCGCTCGAGACTGACTCTGTTCAAGCCTGATGCGGTCATCTATGACTGCTGTGATGAGTTCCCGCACTGGGCGAAGTACGAGGCCAAGATGGTGGAAGCCTCCGACCATCTTGTAGCAACAGCGAAGACGATCAAGACGCGGCTTGAACTTGCCTATCCCGACAAACCGGTCACGCTGATACCAAATGCGGCTGATCAAAGCTTGTTCGATCTCCCGCCGAGCACACGGCCTGCCGACCTGCCGGAAGGCCCTATTGTCGCGTATATCGGCGCATGGGCTTACTGGATTGATCACGCCTTGTTCGAGAAGATCGCCCGCGCTTACCCGGGAGTTAACTTCGTCTCCATCGGGGCTCCCTATGGCGATATTCCGTCCTATACAGAGCTTCCCAACGTTCATGTACTCGGCGAGAAGCCGCACAGCGTACTGAGACAGTATTTTCCTCATATTGATGTCGCTATTATTCCTTTTCTCTACCATCCGATTACACTGGCTACCAATCCGGTCAAAGCTTATGAGTATATGGCTGCCGGTGTCCGTGTCTTGTCCACAGCACTGCCGGAATGCATTCATATGGAGCCTTATGTGACTACGGCTACAACCCATGATGACTTTGCCGCGAAGCTCGGTCATATGCTCTCCAATCCGGATTCAGAAGAAGCGCGTAATTCGAGAATCGAGTATGCCAGACAGAACCGCTGGCAGGAGCGGGGAATTGCCGGAAATGAAGTCATCTCCGAGGTTCTCCGCACTAAATCACTGCTCTAA
- a CDS encoding ABC transporter ATP-binding protein: MTLPVIETHELNLTLQGHEVLQNVNIVTHPAQICALIGENGAGKTSTIRCITGLYPPTGGRCSMFGEPSYNMSQKNRNRFGIVFDEGGLYGEMTAWENALFFGRLRGMNKESIVERFNMLVQHFDLKNVVKVRQYSKGMKQKLMIIRELLHEPELLILDEPFSGLDPDSKIFLRDKLSTICSEQGTSILISSHDLYDIEKIADQVIMIHQGRIVANQALQEITGISEHYIVTCRNPDTVAELLRTIEGITVAGHDGQSVTFVVQPELIAQPLKVLLKHGVQVEEFFKEKNSLEDFYRRTKQAAVQQ; the protein is encoded by the coding sequence ATGACACTTCCGGTTATTGAAACACACGAACTTAACCTGACCTTGCAAGGTCATGAGGTCCTTCAGAATGTAAATATCGTTACTCATCCGGCGCAAATCTGTGCTTTGATTGGTGAGAACGGGGCAGGGAAGACTTCAACGATCCGCTGCATTACAGGCCTCTACCCACCAACTGGGGGAAGATGCAGTATGTTTGGCGAGCCTTCTTATAATATGAGCCAGAAGAACAGGAACCGTTTTGGCATTGTATTTGATGAAGGGGGACTTTACGGTGAAATGACGGCGTGGGAGAATGCGCTGTTTTTTGGGCGGCTTCGCGGAATGAATAAAGAGAGTATTGTGGAGCGCTTCAACATGCTTGTGCAACACTTTGATTTGAAAAATGTCGTAAAAGTAAGGCAGTATTCTAAAGGTATGAAGCAGAAGCTGATGATTATACGTGAATTATTGCACGAGCCTGAACTGCTGATTCTTGATGAGCCCTTTAGCGGCCTTGATCCGGATTCTAAGATTTTTCTACGGGATAAGCTGAGCACAATTTGTTCAGAGCAGGGCACTTCTATCCTTATAAGCTCACATGACTTGTATGATATTGAGAAAATTGCGGATCAGGTGATTATGATCCACCAAGGCCGAATTGTGGCAAATCAAGCGCTTCAAGAGATTACCGGGATCAGTGAGCATTATATTGTTACCTGCCGTAATCCGGACACAGTGGCCGAGCTCCTGCGTACTATTGAGGGGATAACGGTAGCGGGTCATGATGGACAATCGGTAACATTCGTGGTCCAACCAGAGCTTATCGCTCAGCCGCTGAAGGTTTTGCTGAAGCATGGCGTTCAGGTGGAGGAGTTTTTTAAAGAAAAAAACTCGCTCGAGGATTTTTATAGAAGAACTAAACAAGCCGCCGTGCAACAATAA
- a CDS encoding DUF1450 domain-containing protein, with the protein MANDIRVCDKCNHVRLKTLVPKLQKMAPDAEIKVGCKSYCGPCGKRAFVYINGRYVSAPTEEEVLAKAQAFVKKPRV; encoded by the coding sequence ATGGCTAACGATATCCGCGTATGCGATAAATGCAATCACGTCCGTCTGAAGACGCTCGTACCCAAGCTCCAGAAGATGGCTCCAGATGCCGAGATCAAGGTCGGCTGTAAGTCTTACTGCGGCCCTTGCGGCAAACGGGCTTTTGTCTATATTAATGGGCGCTATGTCAGCGCGCCAACGGAAGAGGAAGTGCTTGCGAAAGCTCAGGCTTTCGTGAAGAAGCCCCGTGTGTAG
- a CDS encoding M14 family metallocarboxypeptidase, with product MGFCSQHGKGRIVQVGGQYLYRDLIQQLKQLQCTYSQLDVLEIGRSVMGKPIHCLRLGTGPRAIHMNASVHANEWITSPLLLRFVEEIAASSVVASERWSREASSWLKEVTLWAVPMVNPDGVNLSQEGVTSAHVNADELLSWNKGSTDFSRWKANIHGVDLNDQFPAYWEEERTRRGIIMPAPQDYGGTAPLTEPEATALAELTRWESFELALSLHTQGKEIYWNYRDLEPDDSQTLAHRFAYASGYRAVKLTASDAGYKDWFIKEFRRPGFTIEAGEGVNPLPPAEFENVYAEVSELLAEAMRT from the coding sequence ATGGGGTTCTGTTCACAGCATGGCAAAGGCCGGATTGTTCAGGTAGGCGGTCAGTATTTGTATAGAGATCTGATTCAGCAGTTGAAGCAGCTGCAGTGCACGTATTCTCAGCTTGATGTGCTGGAGATCGGGCGAAGTGTCATGGGCAAGCCCATTCACTGTCTACGTCTGGGCACTGGTCCCCGCGCGATCCATATGAACGCTTCGGTGCACGCGAATGAATGGATTACTTCTCCGCTGCTCCTGCGATTTGTGGAAGAGATTGCCGCGTCGAGCGTCGTGGCGTCGGAACGCTGGAGTAGAGAGGCCAGCTCCTGGCTGAAGGAGGTTACCTTGTGGGCGGTGCCTATGGTCAATCCGGACGGTGTGAACTTATCACAGGAGGGCGTAACTTCCGCCCATGTGAATGCAGATGAGCTCTTGAGCTGGAATAAGGGAAGTACGGACTTCAGCCGCTGGAAGGCGAACATTCATGGAGTGGATCTGAATGATCAGTTCCCGGCCTACTGGGAAGAGGAACGGACACGGCGCGGGATTATTATGCCCGCCCCTCAAGATTATGGGGGTACAGCGCCGCTTACCGAGCCGGAAGCGACAGCGCTTGCGGAACTGACCCGGTGGGAGAGCTTCGAGCTGGCCCTGTCTCTGCACACACAGGGGAAAGAGATTTACTGGAATTACCGGGATCTTGAACCTGATGATTCGCAGACGCTTGCTCACCGGTTCGCCTATGCATCGGGTTACCGGGCAGTCAAGCTGACCGCAAGTGATGCGGGGTACAAGGACTGGTTCATCAAGGAGTTCAGAAGACCGGGCTTCACCATTGAAGCAGGAGAAGGCGTTAATCCCCTGCCGCCCGCGGAGTTCGAGAATGTATATGCCGAGGTGTCCGAGCTGCTGGCGGAAGCGATGCGGACTTGA
- a CDS encoding class I SAM-dependent RNA methyltransferase, which translates to MSRQLELIATAPMGLESIVARELKDLGYEDVKVENGRVNFTGDFIDICRCNLWLRTSDRVLVKMGEFSAVTFDELFEGTKALPWQDWIPAHGEFPVEGRSHKSQLSSVPACQGIVKKAIVEKLKETYHTEWFEETGPRYVIEVNLLNDKALLTLDTTGPALHKRGYRKHATEAPLKETLAAALILLSRWGPHRPLYDPCCGSGTIPIEAAMIGWNIAPGLRRSFNSENWPVIPEELWQQAREEAFDAVRDDIPLQITGSDIDSEAIEIAMAAAKSAGLGKEITFKRLPAASITPEGEFGCLITNPPYGERIGEEKEIRKLISQLGRVAAGLPTWSFFAITPTKQFEQDFHKKADKRRKLFNGRIECQYLQFLGPLPPRR; encoded by the coding sequence ATGTCAAGGCAATTAGAATTAATCGCGACAGCACCGATGGGTCTGGAATCCATTGTGGCCCGTGAATTGAAGGATTTAGGATATGAAGATGTCAAGGTGGAGAACGGACGGGTTAATTTCACAGGCGATTTCATTGATATCTGCCGCTGTAATCTATGGCTACGGACTTCAGACCGCGTGTTGGTGAAAATGGGGGAGTTCAGCGCTGTAACGTTCGACGAGCTCTTCGAGGGAACCAAGGCGCTACCTTGGCAGGACTGGATTCCGGCTCACGGCGAATTCCCGGTCGAAGGCCGGTCGCATAAATCCCAGCTCAGCAGTGTCCCTGCCTGCCAGGGTATCGTGAAGAAAGCTATTGTTGAGAAGCTGAAAGAAACCTACCATACCGAATGGTTCGAGGAGACCGGCCCAAGGTATGTGATTGAAGTCAATCTTCTGAATGACAAAGCGCTGCTTACGCTCGATACAACAGGACCCGCGCTGCACAAACGCGGTTACCGCAAGCATGCGACAGAGGCTCCTCTAAAAGAAACCCTTGCAGCCGCCTTAATTCTGCTCAGCCGCTGGGGTCCGCACCGTCCGCTGTATGATCCGTGCTGCGGATCCGGTACGATTCCGATTGAAGCCGCCATGATCGGCTGGAATATTGCTCCTGGCCTAAGACGATCCTTCAATTCGGAGAATTGGCCTGTCATACCTGAGGAGCTCTGGCAGCAGGCACGCGAGGAAGCCTTCGATGCCGTGCGCGATGACATTCCGCTTCAGATTACAGGCAGCGACATTGACAGTGAAGCCATAGAAATCGCCATGGCGGCTGCGAAGAGCGCCGGTCTCGGCAAGGAGATCACATTCAAAAGACTCCCCGCAGCCAGCATTACCCCGGAAGGCGAATTCGGCTGTCTAATCACGAATCCACCGTATGGGGAGCGGATCGGTGAGGAGAAAGAAATCCGGAAGCTGATCTCCCAGCTCGGAAGAGTGGCTGCAGGACTGCCGACCTGGTCTTTCTTCGCGATTACTCCAACCAAGCAGTTCGAGCAGGACTTTCACAAGAAAGCGGACAAGCGCCGCAAGCTGTTCAATGGTCGGATCGAGTGTCAATATCTTCAGTTTCTCGGACCTCTGCCCCCTCGTCGTTAA
- a CDS encoding LTA synthase family protein: MRRVFQYRNLEYFLFIAVILWKLAYMHSHLHANNIDMSRLDYVIAIGSIMAASFWTLWLPRRGRGIALSILNLLLTALIFSDLVYYRYFQDFITIPVLLQAGQVGELGESIRELIHWTDIWFFVDWIFYVPMIFILASRRRRSHAVDVRSRTRDSRFKRLTRRLITGIVTLGLGLALALGPIHHYTSTWAVGLFVGNWWNLALYNVTGLLGFHYYDVYKYGLEHWGSKKQLTDQELADIKGWYDRARSGRPVMNGTYGAYKGSNVMVIQAEAFMNFMIGKQINGQEITPNFNKLMKESLYYSNYYHQTGQGRTSDADFASHSSLHPLPTGSVFTRYPDHQYDVLPQILKSGGYTTAAFHAYDSSFWNRYTMYKNMGYDRFYSKKDYVIDEPLGWSLGDKSFFKQSLGFMGKEKQPFYSYLITLSSHHPYALPKSVQQLDAGEFSGTIFGDYLESIHYADAALGQLVDQMKAEGLWDKTILYFYGDHDNSIKDKSYYEKFLGRSLTDLDMEQIMNQVPLLVHLPDGKHAGVYDAPAGQLDMTPSLLHLLGISSKNYYMMGNDIFDDRQKMVVLRSGAYTDGAIYYIPSADGVFENGTCYDLSTRQKTDVERARQGYEEARKRLDYSDKTIMYNLIQQFEKAAPQGR, from the coding sequence CTGAGACGTGTATTTCAATATCGGAATCTGGAATATTTCTTGTTTATCGCCGTCATCTTATGGAAGCTGGCCTACATGCATTCACATCTGCACGCGAACAACATCGATATGAGCAGACTGGATTATGTGATTGCCATCGGCTCTATTATGGCGGCTTCCTTCTGGACGTTATGGCTTCCGAGAAGAGGCCGCGGCATCGCGCTCAGCATCCTGAATCTTCTGCTTACCGCCCTCATATTCTCGGATCTGGTCTACTATCGGTATTTCCAAGACTTCATTACTATTCCGGTGCTGCTGCAGGCCGGTCAGGTAGGAGAACTGGGCGAAAGCATCCGCGAGCTGATACACTGGACTGATATCTGGTTCTTTGTCGACTGGATCTTCTATGTTCCCATGATCTTTATTCTGGCGTCACGCAGACGCCGCAGCCATGCAGTTGACGTAAGGTCAAGAACCAGAGACTCTCGCTTTAAGCGATTAACCCGGCGCTTGATTACAGGAATCGTCACTTTAGGTCTTGGTCTTGCGCTGGCCTTGGGGCCGATCCATCATTATACGTCTACCTGGGCTGTTGGTCTTTTCGTAGGGAACTGGTGGAATCTTGCCCTTTATAATGTAACGGGACTGCTCGGATTTCATTATTATGATGTATACAAATACGGTCTTGAGCACTGGGGTTCAAAGAAACAGCTGACTGATCAGGAGCTTGCTGACATCAAAGGGTGGTACGATCGCGCACGTTCAGGCCGCCCGGTTATGAACGGGACGTATGGGGCGTACAAGGGCAGTAATGTGATGGTCATCCAGGCCGAAGCCTTCATGAACTTCATGATTGGCAAGCAGATCAATGGTCAGGAGATCACTCCGAACTTCAATAAGCTGATGAAAGAAAGTCTGTACTACTCCAATTATTATCATCAGACCGGGCAAGGACGGACCTCTGATGCCGACTTCGCCTCCCACAGCTCTCTGCATCCATTGCCAACCGGATCTGTATTCACCCGTTACCCTGATCATCAGTATGATGTTCTGCCCCAGATTCTGAAGTCAGGCGGGTACACCACCGCCGCCTTCCATGCCTATGACAGCAGCTTCTGGAACAGGTACACCATGTACAAGAACATGGGATATGACCGCTTTTACAGCAAAAAAGATTACGTCATCGACGAGCCGCTCGGATGGTCACTTGGCGACAAGTCCTTCTTCAAGCAGTCACTTGGGTTCATGGGTAAGGAGAAGCAGCCCTTCTATTCCTATCTGATCACGCTGTCCAGCCATCATCCTTATGCCCTGCCCAAATCTGTGCAGCAGCTTGATGCAGGCGAGTTCTCCGGCACGATATTCGGGGACTATCTTGAATCCATTCACTATGCCGATGCGGCGCTAGGCCAGCTCGTGGATCAGATGAAAGCCGAAGGTCTATGGGACAAGACGATATTGTACTTCTACGGAGATCATGATAACTCGATCAAGGATAAGTCTTATTATGAGAAATTTCTGGGCAGGAGCCTAACGGACCTGGATATGGAGCAGATTATGAACCAGGTTCCGCTGCTCGTTCATCTGCCTGACGGCAAGCATGCCGGGGTGTATGATGCGCCTGCGGGTCAGCTCGATATGACCCCATCCCTGCTGCATCTGCTGGGCATCTCATCCAAGAACTACTATATGATGGGCAATGATATTTTTGATGATCGACAGAAGATGGTTGTCCTAAGATCAGGCGCTTATACCGACGGGGCCATCTACTATATTCCTTCAGCAGACGGCGTGTTCGAGAATGGAACGTGTTACGATCTAAGCACCCGTCAGAAGACCGATGTAGAGCGGGCGCGTCAGGGATATGAGGAAGCCAGGAAGCGGCTCGATTATTCAGACAAGACGATTATGTACAACTTAATCCAGCAATTTGAGAAGGCTGCTCCGCAGGGTCGTTAG
- a CDS encoding YtxH domain-containing protein, with protein MSQKNFWLGALVGSVIGSAAALLLAPKKGSELRKDIADGARQVSDKSREVAGKVGGQTSEVINKVKGKAQEVVSHIHALREKKVNAVVGEKELEVQISASVENNEAGAVEITEPVEAVK; from the coding sequence ATGAGTCAAAAGAATTTCTGGTTGGGCGCGCTCGTAGGAAGTGTAATCGGATCGGCCGCAGCTCTGCTGCTGGCTCCTAAGAAAGGCAGTGAGCTGCGCAAGGATATCGCGGACGGTGCCCGTCAGGTCAGTGACAAATCACGTGAGGTCGCAGGCAAGGTTGGTGGGCAGACTTCTGAAGTGATTAATAAGGTGAAAGGCAAAGCTCAGGAGGTAGTCAGCCACATTCATGCGCTGCGTGAGAAGAAGGTCAACGCGGTCGTAGGAGAAAAAGAGCTCGAGGTCCAAATCTCCGCTTCTGTAGAGAATAATGAGGCGGGTGCTGTAGAGATAACAGAGCCTGTTGAAGCCGTTAAGTAA
- a CDS encoding Dabb family protein, with protein MIKHVVLFKLKDSSPESVERTVSVLRGLEGKVEQLVDIQIGSDVLRSERSYDIALIATFASLEDLQGYQVHPEHKKVIEHMSQVRESQFAVDYEF; from the coding sequence ATGATTAAGCATGTCGTCTTGTTCAAATTGAAAGATTCTTCACCTGAAAGTGTAGAGAGAACCGTATCCGTACTTCGCGGATTGGAAGGGAAAGTGGAGCAGCTGGTGGATATTCAGATTGGCTCCGATGTTCTGCGCTCTGAGCGCTCCTATGATATTGCACTGATCGCAACTTTTGCATCGCTTGAGGATCTTCAGGGCTATCAGGTGCATCCAGAGCATAAGAAAGTGATCGAGCATATGAGCCAGGTACGTGAATCACAGTTCGCCGTAGATTACGAATTTTAA
- a CDS encoding HepT-like ribonuclease domain-containing protein, giving the protein MYYVNREQIERRLNMIPKIIEVLNQAGAQLNQEQELLYAFAEERALHLSIEVVTDVGSYLIDGFIMRDASSYEDIIDIMLDEKVVDSGLAALLTELVRLRRPLVQEYFDWRKDGLSELVTRLPDALTSFAAKVRDYLDRELN; this is encoded by the coding sequence ATGTACTATGTGAACCGGGAGCAGATTGAGCGGCGGCTGAATATGATTCCCAAGATTATCGAGGTGCTGAATCAGGCGGGGGCCCAGCTGAATCAGGAGCAGGAGCTTCTCTATGCATTCGCTGAAGAGAGAGCGCTGCACCTGAGTATTGAGGTTGTGACCGATGTGGGGAGTTATCTCATCGACGGCTTCATCATGCGGGATGCCAGCAGTTATGAGGATATTATCGATATTATGCTGGATGAGAAGGTCGTGGACAGCGGGCTTGCAGCACTGCTGACAGAGCTGGTACGGCTTCGCAGACCGCTGGTTCAGGAGTATTTCGACTGGCGCAAAGATGGGCTGAGCGAGCTCGTGACCCGTCTTCCGGATGCGCTTACGTCTTTTGCAGCGAAGGTTAGAGATTACCTGGATCGTGAACTTAACTAA
- the racE gene encoding glutamate racemase: MFVQQAIAILDSGVGGLTVAKEVMRQLPREKVIYFGDTARTPYGPRTPEEVRLFTEQIVDYLIQFNPKMIVIACNTATAAALDYIASKISIPVIGVIRPGARAAISTTKTGHVGVIGTAGTIASGAYPAALKELSPYIHVVSEACPTLVPLVERGVFDTQESQEVVKDALKEIKQNDIDCLILGCTHYPFLKKAIKQEMGPKVKLISSADETAREISTVLYQKGQLARGDETPIHQFFCSGDAEMFQSIACEWLGEHINLTPVVWQNPML; this comes from the coding sequence ATGTTCGTGCAGCAAGCTATCGCAATACTAGATTCGGGAGTAGGGGGACTAACGGTTGCGAAAGAGGTCATGAGACAGCTCCCCCGGGAGAAGGTCATCTACTTCGGAGATACGGCACGTACTCCCTACGGCCCGCGCACACCGGAAGAAGTTCGCTTGTTCACGGAGCAGATAGTTGACTATTTAATTCAATTTAATCCAAAAATGATCGTGATTGCCTGTAATACAGCTACAGCGGCTGCGCTCGACTACATTGCGTCCAAGATCTCGATCCCGGTCATCGGGGTGATCCGTCCTGGAGCGCGCGCGGCGATCAGTACGACGAAGACCGGACATGTCGGCGTGATCGGAACGGCGGGAACCATTGCAAGCGGTGCCTATCCGGCAGCCCTGAAGGAGCTGTCGCCTTACATTCATGTGGTAAGTGAGGCTTGTCCTACGCTCGTACCGCTGGTGGAACGGGGAGTGTTCGATACCCAGGAGTCTCAGGAAGTCGTTAAGGATGCGCTCAAAGAGATCAAGCAGAATGACATTGACTGTCTAATCCTGGGCTGCACTCATTATCCTTTTCTTAAGAAGGCCATCAAGCAGGAGATGGGACCCAAAGTCAAACTGATTAGCTCAGCGGATGAGACCGCCAGGGAGATCAGCACGGTATTGTATCAAAAAGGGCAGCTGGCCCGAGGCGATGAGACGCCGATTCACCAGTTCTTTTGCAGCGGGGATGCGGAAATGTTCCAATCCATTGCCTGTGAGTGGCTTGGTGAACACATCAACCTTACACCTGTCGTATGGCAGAATCCTATGCTATAG
- the wecB gene encoding UDP-N-acetylglucosamine 2-epimerase (non-hydrolyzing) has translation MEDIRVLVVFGTRPEAIKMAPLVKVLERTPGLRPVVCVTAQHREMLDQVLEVFGIKPDYDLDLMKPGQSLTELSVSVLTGIEKVIRSSGCRLVLVHGDTTTAFMGALAAYYSQIPIGHVEAGLRTYDKYAPFPEEMNREFIGRVADLHFAPTVQSGLQLAAENRIANVHVTGNTVIDSLQWTIQEKFKHPLLAKLDKSRKWILMTMHRRENWGEPMKGVFEAVARIAAERKDVEFIYPVHPNPEIVKLAGEMLGGRASIHLTEPLDVVATHNFMARSHFVLTDSGGIQEEAPSLGKPVLVLRDKTERPEGVEAGTLRCIGTEAERVYREIAILLDDKEAYRSMSEASNPFGDGYASEYIARIILDFFEE, from the coding sequence ATGGAAGATATACGTGTGCTCGTGGTATTCGGGACGAGGCCTGAGGCGATCAAGATGGCTCCCCTGGTAAAAGTATTAGAGCGTACCCCCGGTCTAAGACCGGTTGTATGTGTCACGGCCCAGCACAGAGAAATGCTTGACCAAGTGCTTGAGGTATTCGGGATTAAGCCCGACTATGATCTGGATCTAATGAAGCCCGGTCAAAGTCTGACCGAGCTCAGTGTGTCTGTGCTGACCGGTATTGAGAAAGTGATTCGCTCATCGGGATGCCGGCTTGTTCTCGTTCATGGGGATACGACTACCGCATTTATGGGCGCGCTTGCCGCTTATTATTCACAAATTCCCATTGGACACGTGGAAGCTGGCCTGCGGACTTATGATAAATACGCGCCTTTCCCGGAGGAGATGAACCGCGAGTTCATCGGCCGGGTGGCTGATCTGCATTTTGCGCCAACCGTCCAGTCCGGGCTTCAACTGGCTGCCGAGAACCGGATTGCGAATGTCCATGTTACCGGGAATACAGTCATTGATTCCCTCCAGTGGACCATTCAGGAGAAGTTTAAGCATCCGCTCCTTGCGAAGCTGGATAAATCCCGCAAATGGATCCTTATGACCATGCACCGGAGAGAGAATTGGGGCGAGCCGATGAAAGGCGTGTTCGAAGCCGTTGCACGCATTGCCGCAGAGCGCAAGGATGTGGAGTTCATCTATCCGGTTCATCCGAATCCTGAAATCGTGAAGCTGGCTGGGGAGATGCTTGGCGGCAGGGCAAGCATTCATCTCACAGAACCGCTGGATGTGGTAGCCACGCATAACTTCATGGCGCGCAGTCACTTTGTACTAACCGATTCAGGCGGGATTCAGGAGGAGGCGCCGTCCCTTGGCAAGCCGGTACTTGTCCTGCGGGATAAGACCGAGCGGCCCGAGGGCGTGGAGGCGGGAACGCTCCGCTGTATAGGTACTGAGGCAGAGCGTGTTTATCGCGAGATTGCTATTCTGCTGGATGATAAGGAGGCCTACAGAAGCATGTCCGAGGCGAGCAATCCATTTGGGGATGGATACGCCTCTGAGTATATTGCGCGGATTATTTTAGATTTTTTTGAAGAGTGA
- a CDS encoding iron-sulfur cluster assembly accessory protein produces the protein MSVKITRNAAKIIKKELEKEENQGKGLALKVFVTHSHGDHAHYGLDLAKPTDKDTVVTTDKEIDVILDPSDPFLEGVKIDYLYFPEEGFVITNPSKGNHGDH, from the coding sequence ATGAGTGTCAAGATTACACGCAACGCGGCGAAGATCATTAAGAAAGAGCTTGAGAAGGAAGAGAACCAGGGCAAAGGTCTTGCTCTGAAAGTGTTCGTCACGCATTCCCATGGCGACCATGCTCACTACGGCCTTGATTTGGCCAAGCCTACGGATAAGGACACTGTGGTGACCACGGACAAAGAAATCGATGTGATCCTGGATCCAAGCGACCCGTTCCTGGAAGGTGTGAAGATTGATTACCTCTATTTCCCGGAAGAAGGCTTTGTCATCACGAACCCTTCCAAAGGCAATCACGGGGACCACTAA